One genomic window of Ruminococcus gauvreauii includes the following:
- a CDS encoding sugar ABC transporter substrate-binding protein, with protein MKKRFLAMISVFVIASMVITGCGGSSGGESSSESKAEDTAEKESAGGEDKDEVREDAADDTGNSGGSTADVASSENPLAGLKNLGDVKGGGQSFKILSAQDNFGEFHVTFYQGALYAAKEIKEKYGIDVAIDFKAGSGTVTDAAELNGILEQGVNEGYDAIMTPGYNASSVKSAWEYAASKDVPMFAWWGDHLEEYDDLIAAWCVNDTVQQCTKITEYMINHAKEQGAEPKVVIMSQGSTDVETIIVDATTKICDEMGVDAKTVIVTTDSATQIEAISNAYQADPSWNIWLAYTGEAGVSAATVFKEFGVTDDMFVAGIDATSTHLDCLEEGTNVCLLEQGVYSAGYVAAYQAVDYLLDGKLDTLDYVEITANDIVNMDNYDAWRAVNDIVMEAIESN; from the coding sequence ATGAAGAAAAGATTTCTAGCTATGATCAGTGTATTTGTGATTGCATCGATGGTCATCACAGGCTGCGGCGGCTCATCCGGGGGAGAATCATCCTCTGAGAGCAAGGCGGAGGACACCGCGGAAAAAGAATCCGCTGGCGGGGAAGACAAAGACGAGGTCCGGGAGGATGCGGCAGATGATACCGGGAATAGCGGCGGCTCCACAGCTGACGTAGCATCCTCTGAAAATCCGCTCGCCGGACTGAAGAATCTGGGCGATGTAAAAGGCGGCGGACAGTCCTTTAAGATTCTGTCCGCTCAGGATAACTTCGGCGAGTTCCATGTGACTTTTTATCAGGGAGCGCTTTACGCTGCGAAAGAGATCAAAGAGAAATACGGCATCGATGTTGCGATCGACTTTAAGGCAGGCTCCGGGACCGTTACAGATGCGGCGGAACTGAATGGAATCCTCGAACAGGGCGTGAATGAGGGGTATGACGCAATCATGACTCCGGGATACAATGCATCTTCCGTCAAGAGTGCGTGGGAGTACGCCGCCTCGAAGGATGTGCCGATGTTTGCGTGGTGGGGCGACCATCTGGAAGAGTACGATGATCTGATCGCTGCCTGGTGTGTCAATGATACCGTACAGCAGTGTACGAAAATCACAGAATATATGATTAATCATGCGAAAGAACAGGGTGCAGAACCGAAAGTTGTGATCATGTCCCAGGGAAGCACCGATGTGGAGACGATCATTGTGGACGCTACGACGAAGATCTGTGATGAGATGGGAGTAGACGCAAAGACGGTTATCGTGACGACAGACAGCGCAACTCAGATTGAGGCGATCTCCAACGCATATCAGGCGGATCCGTCATGGAATATCTGGCTCGCCTACACGGGGGAAGCGGGTGTTTCAGCAGCGACTGTATTTAAAGAATTCGGCGTGACGGATGATATGTTTGTCGCAGGTATCGACGCTACCAGCACACATCTTGACTGTCTGGAAGAAGGCACGAACGTATGTCTTCTGGAACAGGGAGTCTACTCAGCCGGCTACGTGGCGGCATATCAGGCGGTCGACTATCTGCTTGACGGAAAGCTCGACACACTGGATTATGTTGAGATCACGGCCAATGATATTGTGAATATGGACAACTACGATGCATGGAGGGCTGTCAATGACATTGTCATGGAGGCGATTGAAAGCAACTGA
- a CDS encoding ABC transporter permease, producing MSGKVKNRVLSRDSLAYKLLNFKEMSAVVPIIVLLIIGIAINPNFMNKANWWALLRTASFMGIVAVPVAFLLMTKSMDLSVGQVVASSSVIFAIMCCKMNIPVPLAFVIIMLYGALIGLINGFLIVDVGIPSFLVTLSMQFVLLGIATQLVEGVSITGFPEWFQRIGSWKLFDFITVEMMVFLAVGVIGCIFLAKTVSGHQLLMIGTNDRTAELCGMKVKKIRRTAHILTSTLAALTAVLFSARTGQATSGTGGEWDMQLMIAAMIGGTSNYGGRGSIVGAMLGIIYMRILLNVLIMLGLAGDWQYVGMGISMIFAIVFDYWRTRVTMTQVR from the coding sequence ATGTCAGGAAAAGTGAAGAACAGAGTGTTAAGCAGGGATTCGCTGGCGTATAAGCTGCTGAATTTCAAGGAAATGAGCGCCGTTGTGCCGATTATCGTACTGCTGATCATCGGGATTGCGATCAATCCTAACTTTATGAATAAGGCAAACTGGTGGGCGCTGTTAAGGACAGCCAGCTTTATGGGAATCGTCGCTGTACCTGTGGCATTCCTGCTGATGACAAAAAGTATGGATCTGTCAGTCGGCCAGGTGGTGGCCTCGAGTTCCGTTATTTTTGCCATCATGTGCTGCAAAATGAACATCCCTGTGCCGCTGGCATTTGTCATCATCATGCTCTACGGTGCGCTGATCGGATTGATCAATGGTTTCTTGATCGTGGATGTCGGAATTCCCTCGTTTCTTGTGACACTGAGCATGCAGTTTGTACTGCTGGGCATTGCCACCCAGCTGGTCGAGGGCGTATCCATCACCGGTTTCCCGGAATGGTTTCAAAGAATTGGCTCATGGAAACTTTTCGATTTCATCACGGTTGAAATGATGGTATTTTTGGCGGTTGGCGTTATCGGCTGCATCTTTCTGGCTAAGACGGTGTCCGGACATCAGCTGCTGATGATCGGTACGAACGACAGGACTGCCGAGCTCTGTGGAATGAAGGTAAAAAAGATACGCAGGACTGCTCACATTCTCACCTCCACGCTTGCTGCGCTGACGGCGGTGCTGTTCTCGGCGAGAACGGGGCAGGCGACCAGCGGTACCGGAGGTGAGTGGGACATGCAGCTGATGATAGCCGCCATGATCGGCGGCACCAGCAATTACGGCGGACGCGGTTCCATCGTCGGTGCGATGCTCGGGATCATCTATATGCGAATTCTGCTGAATGTGCTGATTATGCTGGGACTCGCCGGTGACTGGCAGTATGTGGGGATGGGAATCAGCATGATCTTTGCGATCGTGTTTGACTACTGGCGGACCAGAGTGACCATGACACAGGTCAGGTGA
- a CDS encoding apolipoprotein A1/A4/E family protein, whose protein sequence is MSLTKEDLQAIAQIVDSALEEKLDEKLNVKLDEKLEGLDAKFDEKLERLDAKFDEKLERLDAKFDEKLERLDAKFDEKLERLDAKFDEKLEGLDVKFDEKLERLETKFDAKLDPINSRLEGIERRMDRMELKLENEICRNIKIIAEGHLDLYRNLNETIRVSNDIRATEELQNIRLNVLEHEMRMLKCRVA, encoded by the coding sequence ATGTCACTGACAAAAGAAGATCTGCAGGCAATCGCACAGATTGTTGATTCGGCACTGGAGGAAAAATTAGACGAGAAACTGAATGTGAAGCTGGATGAAAAACTTGAGGGACTGGATGCGAAGTTCGACGAGAAACTTGAGAGACTGGATGCGAAGTTTGACGAGAAACTTGAGAGACTGGATGCGAAGTTTGACGAGAAACTTGAGAGACTGGATGCGAAGTTCGACGAGAAACTTGAGAGACTGGATGCGAAGTTTGACGAGAAACTCGAGGGACTGGATGTGAAGTTCGACGAGAAACTTGAGAGACTTGAGACAAAGTTTGACGCAAAGCTGGATCCGATCAATAGCCGGCTGGAGGGGATAGAGAGACGGATGGATCGAATGGAGCTGAAGCTGGAGAATGAGATCTGCAGAAATATTAAAATCATTGCAGAGGGACACCTGGATCTGTACCGGAATCTGAATGAGACGATCAGGGTCTCAAATGACATCAGGGCAACAGAAGAACTTCAGAACATCAGGCTGAATGTATTGGAGCATGAGATGAGAATGCTAAAGTGCAGAGTTGCCTGA
- a CDS encoding MATE family efflux transporter produces the protein MAKEKSSKITFTEGSVFQAIVRFALPVLGALVLQAAYGAVDLLVVGQFGDASSISAVGTGSAFMQMVTFIITSLAMGATVVIGQHIGEKKPEESGNTVGTSIVLFVIIGIIVTILLEVFAGNIAHLLQVPAESFDKAVTYIRICSGGILIIIAYNVISSILRGVGNANLPFLFVGIACIVNIVGDLLLVGVFKMDVTGAAIATIAAQGVSVIASLLVLRRQNLPISFSLQQCRIFVRELRLILKIGVPIALQETTVQISFLVINSIINGMGLQPSAGYGVAQKIVSFIMLVPASVMQSVSAFVAQNVGAGKMDRAKKGFYTAMFSGIAVGIVMFVAGFFGGAGLSAAFTSDQAVITQSASYLRGFSADCILTCVLFSSIGYFNGCGKSIPVMLQGITSAFCIRIPVSILMSRLPGASLMLVGLATPITTVYGIVFFLICFRRLKQK, from the coding sequence ATGGCAAAAGAAAAAAGCAGCAAAATCACATTTACGGAGGGCTCTGTTTTTCAGGCTATTGTACGGTTTGCCCTGCCTGTGCTGGGCGCCCTGGTGCTTCAGGCAGCATACGGAGCAGTCGATCTGCTGGTAGTCGGCCAGTTCGGTGATGCCAGCAGCATATCAGCGGTTGGAACCGGAAGCGCGTTTATGCAGATGGTAACTTTCATTATAACCAGCCTTGCCATGGGCGCAACGGTCGTCATAGGGCAGCATATCGGTGAAAAAAAGCCGGAGGAATCCGGTAATACGGTCGGCACCTCCATCGTACTGTTTGTAATCATCGGGATCATAGTGACGATACTGCTGGAGGTGTTTGCAGGAAACATCGCACATCTTCTGCAGGTACCGGCGGAATCTTTTGACAAGGCAGTCACTTATATCCGTATCTGTTCCGGCGGTATTCTGATCATCATCGCGTATAATGTAATCAGCAGTATCCTCCGCGGTGTCGGCAACGCCAATCTTCCGTTCCTGTTCGTCGGAATCGCATGCATTGTCAATATTGTCGGAGACCTGCTGCTTGTCGGGGTCTTTAAAATGGACGTAACCGGAGCCGCAATCGCTACCATCGCGGCACAGGGGGTGTCGGTGATCGCCTCTCTGCTGGTTCTGAGACGTCAGAATCTCCCCATCTCCTTTTCCCTTCAGCAATGCAGGATATTCGTCAGAGAACTGCGGCTGATCCTGAAAATAGGCGTACCGATCGCCCTGCAGGAGACCACGGTACAAATCTCCTTCCTGGTGATCAACTCCATCATCAACGGTATGGGCCTTCAGCCATCGGCGGGATACGGCGTTGCCCAAAAAATCGTCTCCTTTATCATGCTGGTGCCGGCCTCCGTCATGCAGAGTGTCTCAGCCTTCGTCGCACAGAATGTGGGGGCAGGCAAAATGGACCGCGCCAAAAAAGGATTCTACACTGCAATGTTCTCCGGCATAGCAGTCGGAATCGTGATGTTTGTGGCCGGCTTCTTCGGGGGTGCCGGGCTGTCCGCTGCATTCACGTCCGATCAGGCGGTGATCACGCAGAGTGCCAGCTATCTGAGGGGCTTTTCGGCAGACTGTATCCTCACCTGTGTATTATTCAGCAGCATCGGATATTTTAATGGCTGCGGCAAAAGCATTCCCGTCATGCTGCAGGGAATCACATCCGCATTCTGCATCCGTATCCCGGTATCAATACTGATGTCCCGGCTTCCTGGTGCATCTCTGATGCTGGTCGGTCTTGCCACGCCGATCACGACGGTATACGGCATTGTCTTTTTCCTGATTTGTTTCAGGCGGCTGAAACAAAAGTAG
- a CDS encoding D-2-hydroxyacid dehydrogenase, whose translation MKIVVLDGYTENPGDLSWEGFTALGDLTVYERTPSGMEAERIGDAQIVYTNKTPITRETLDACPGIRYIGVLATGYNVVDYEYAGERGIPVTNIPTYGTDAVGQFAISMLLEICHHIGHHSQAVREGRWESCPDFCFWDYPLIELAGKTMGIIGFGRIGQVTGRIARALGMKVLACDSFENETGRQIGTYAGFDMLLESSDVISLHCPLFPETREIINRDTIARMKDGVIILNNSRGPLIAEQDLADALNCGKVYAAGLDVVSTEPIRGDNPLLKAKNCLITPHISWAPRESRQRLMDIAADNLAQFLKGTPVNVVNQQHMKDGEDKC comes from the coding sequence ATGAAAATTGTAGTTCTTGACGGTTATACAGAAAACCCGGGTGATCTGTCCTGGGAAGGGTTTACTGCCCTCGGGGACCTGACAGTGTATGAACGCACGCCATCAGGGATGGAGGCGGAGCGAATCGGTGATGCACAGATCGTCTATACGAATAAGACGCCCATCACCCGGGAGACTCTGGATGCCTGTCCGGGGATCCGTTATATCGGCGTTCTGGCGACGGGATATAATGTGGTTGATTATGAGTATGCCGGTGAAAGAGGCATACCGGTTACGAACATTCCGACGTACGGCACGGATGCGGTAGGACAGTTTGCCATCTCGATGCTGCTGGAAATCTGCCATCATATCGGACATCACAGCCAGGCGGTACGGGAGGGAAGGTGGGAGAGCTGCCCTGATTTTTGTTTCTGGGATTACCCGCTGATTGAGCTGGCCGGGAAGACCATGGGCATCATAGGCTTTGGGCGGATCGGACAGGTGACGGGAAGGATCGCCAGGGCGCTGGGGATGAAGGTGCTTGCCTGTGACAGTTTTGAGAATGAGACCGGGCGGCAGATCGGAACGTATGCGGGATTTGATATGCTCCTGGAATCATCCGATGTGATATCGCTTCACTGTCCGCTGTTCCCGGAGACGAGAGAGATCATCAACAGAGATACGATTGCACGGATGAAGGATGGGGTGATCATCCTGAACAACAGCCGTGGTCCGCTGATCGCCGAACAGGATCTGGCCGATGCACTGAACTGTGGAAAAGTATATGCGGCGGGTCTGGATGTCGTGAGCACAGAACCTATACGCGGTGACAATCCGCTTCTGAAGGCAAAGAACTGCCTGATTACCCCGCATATATCGTGGGCGCCGAGGGAAAGCCGCCAGAGGCTGATGGACATCGCAGCCGATAATCTGGCGCAGTTTCTGAAGGGAACCCCTGTCAATGTAGTGAATCAACAGCACATGAAAGATGGAGAAGACAAATGCTGA
- the thiE gene encoding thiamine phosphate synthase: MKKQNIDYTLYLCTDRELMSTETLEEAVEKAIKGGCTVVQLREKHCSSREFYQAAVNIREITRKYQVPLIINDRVDIALAIDADGVHVGQSDLPASVVRSIIGEDKIVGVSAAKVSEAEQAVKDGADYLGVGAMFPTDTKTDARPVTMEELRAIRSAADVPIVVIGGINQKTVHHFKDTGIDGLAVVSAVIAAEDIEQAAREMVSKFRE, translated from the coding sequence TTGAAGAAGCAAAACATTGATTATACGTTGTACCTGTGCACGGACAGGGAACTGATGAGTACGGAAACGCTGGAGGAGGCGGTTGAGAAGGCGATCAAAGGCGGATGTACGGTTGTCCAGCTCAGGGAGAAGCATTGTTCTTCGAGAGAATTTTATCAGGCGGCGGTGAACATCCGTGAGATCACAAGAAAATACCAGGTGCCGCTGATTATCAATGATCGCGTGGATATCGCGCTTGCAATCGATGCGGACGGTGTCCATGTGGGACAGAGTGATCTTCCGGCCAGTGTGGTGCGCAGTATCATTGGAGAGGATAAGATCGTAGGGGTGTCTGCCGCGAAGGTCTCCGAGGCAGAGCAGGCGGTGAAAGACGGTGCAGACTATCTGGGAGTCGGGGCGATGTTTCCGACGGATACCAAGACAGATGCGCGCCCCGTTACGATGGAAGAACTGAGGGCGATCCGCAGTGCCGCAGACGTACCGATCGTTGTCATCGGGGGGATTAATCAGAAAACAGTGCATCATTTTAAGGATACCGGAATCGACGGCCTGGCGGTCGTATCCGCTGTTATTGCAGCAGAGGACATCGAACAGGCGGCAAGAGAGATGGTATCAAAATTCAGGGAGTAG
- the thiM gene encoding hydroxyethylthiazole kinase, producing the protein MSVKQEAAKLNTGMRNTVPLVHNITNYVTVNDCANALLAIGASPIMADDMLEAADITAISSALVINIGTLNQRTIESMILAGKRANELGIPVVFDPVGAGASKLRNETTQRILEQVEISILRGNLSEVSYVAGLSASTKGVDTSEEDSDKDALAVAKTAAEKLSCTVAVTGAVDVVSDGARAVRIFNGHPMLSKITGTGCMASAVTGGYAGMKQDAFTAAAAGVMSMGIAGEIAYEKAGHMGTGSFRVALMDALSMLNEQMIEEMGKIEEAKH; encoded by the coding sequence ATGAGTGTAAAACAGGAAGCAGCGAAACTGAATACCGGGATGAGAAATACAGTCCCTCTTGTCCATAACATAACAAATTACGTGACAGTCAATGACTGTGCGAACGCCCTACTTGCGATCGGAGCTTCACCTATCATGGCGGATGACATGTTGGAAGCGGCAGATATCACTGCCATATCCTCTGCGCTGGTCATCAATATCGGGACGTTAAACCAGAGAACCATAGAATCCATGATCCTGGCGGGGAAGAGAGCAAATGAGCTGGGGATTCCCGTCGTCTTTGACCCGGTGGGCGCGGGAGCGTCAAAGCTCCGGAACGAGACTACGCAGAGGATTCTGGAGCAGGTTGAGATCAGCATTCTTCGGGGAAATCTCTCGGAGGTGTCTTATGTGGCAGGCCTGTCCGCGTCCACCAAGGGGGTAGATACCTCGGAGGAGGACAGTGACAAAGATGCACTTGCGGTGGCAAAAACGGCGGCGGAGAAGCTCTCCTGCACAGTCGCCGTCACAGGAGCTGTCGATGTGGTCTCGGACGGCGCCCGTGCCGTCAGGATATTCAACGGACATCCAATGCTCTCGAAGATTACAGGAACCGGATGCATGGCAAGCGCAGTTACGGGCGGCTATGCGGGAATGAAACAGGACGCATTCACGGCGGCGGCCGCGGGTGTGATGTCCATGGGTATTGCCGGCGAAATTGCGTATGAAAAGGCGGGACACATGGGAACCGGCAGTTTTCGCGTGGCACTGATGGATGCATTGTCCATGCTGAATGAACAGATGATAGAGGAGATGGGAAAAATTGAAGAAGCAAAACATTGA
- a CDS encoding MBL fold metallo-hydrolase, translated as MMDVYRRSADERIRLTWMGGAGFLITFGGLRIGIDIYLSDACHGADGSFKRLTLAPCRAQELDLDYLISTHDHGDHFDVISVPEMLNMNGRMKVICPSSVITFAGNMGLDTSRFIRLDRGKMFQEETFSLQAVTADHGEETPDAIGVIIKMGGKRIFFAGDGTWHDHYRELTMGETGFDVLLVAINGRYGNPDSSQAADIASMLEAKLVIPCHYWMFREHGGDPQTFVTACLEKEPPLKPVVLAVGEAYTLQDD; from the coding sequence ATGATGGATGTTTACAGAAGATCCGCTGATGAGCGGATCAGGCTTACCTGGATGGGAGGAGCCGGATTCCTGATTACCTTTGGCGGGCTGCGGATCGGAATCGATATCTACCTGTCAGATGCCTGCCACGGAGCGGACGGTTCCTTTAAACGGCTGACTTTGGCGCCATGCAGGGCACAGGAGCTTGACCTTGACTATCTGATCAGCACACATGACCACGGCGATCATTTTGATGTGATCTCAGTGCCTGAGATGCTGAACATGAACGGGAGGATGAAAGTCATATGTCCTTCTTCCGTCATAACATTTGCCGGGAATATGGGGCTTGACACAAGCCGCTTTATCAGGCTTGACCGGGGAAAGATGTTTCAGGAGGAAACGTTTTCCCTGCAGGCAGTTACGGCAGATCATGGGGAGGAGACCCCGGATGCCATAGGCGTTATCATTAAAATGGGAGGAAAACGTATCTTTTTTGCAGGCGACGGTACCTGGCACGATCATTACCGGGAGCTGACGATGGGCGAGACGGGATTTGACGTGCTGCTTGTGGCGATCAACGGGAGATACGGCAATCCGGATTCCAGTCAGGCTGCGGACATTGCGTCCATGCTGGAAGCGAAGCTGGTGATACCGTGTCATTACTGGATGTTCCGGGAACACGGGGGCGATCCACAGACTTTTGTCACGGCGTGTCTTGAAAAGGAACCGCCTTTAAAACCGGTGGTTCTGGCTGTCGGCGAAGCGTACACATTACAGGATGATTGA
- a CDS encoding zinc-dependent alcohol dehydrogenase, with translation MKAFEIRKPGDYGIIETDVPDISEEEVLVKVGYAAICHSDIDMLTGNRKHLVRYPNIAGHEFAGTVVKTGSRVLGFREGDTVACECMILCRQCPECDMGYVSCENYSELGFMQGGGFAEYCAVPARNCHRFTKMTMEQAALTEPMGNGLAIVEAAQIRPTDTVVIIGPGPIGLNAMLCARLKNPGQIIMVGTRRERLKYAQGAADALVNIREEDAKARIMELTGGKGAQVVLMCATTVSACELALEIAGQNCRIIVEGVPGETPVPVNFNDFVTKVLTIRGVAGVTSEQFRRVISLVENGYLDPLRFVTHTMALADIEKGFEMLQARDQDVVKILVKP, from the coding sequence ATGAAAGCATTTGAGATCAGAAAACCGGGGGACTATGGGATCATCGAAACAGACGTGCCGGATATCTCCGAGGAGGAAGTCCTTGTTAAAGTAGGATATGCGGCAATCTGCCATTCTGACATCGATATGCTGACGGGAAACAGGAAGCATCTGGTCAGATATCCGAATATTGCCGGTCATGAATTTGCCGGAACGGTTGTAAAAACAGGGTCCAGGGTACTGGGATTTCGGGAAGGGGATACGGTTGCCTGTGAATGCATGATTCTCTGCCGCCAGTGTCCGGAGTGTGACATGGGATATGTGTCCTGTGAAAACTACAGTGAACTCGGTTTTATGCAGGGCGGAGGATTTGCCGAATACTGTGCCGTACCGGCGCGAAACTGTCACAGATTTACAAAAATGACGATGGAGCAGGCCGCGCTTACAGAGCCGATGGGAAACGGTCTTGCGATCGTGGAGGCGGCACAAATAAGGCCGACAGACACTGTGGTCATCATCGGTCCGGGACCGATCGGACTGAATGCCATGCTGTGTGCCAGGCTTAAAAATCCAGGGCAGATCATCATGGTGGGGACGCGCCGGGAGAGACTCAAATATGCACAAGGCGCGGCGGATGCACTTGTCAATATCCGTGAGGAGGATGCCAAAGCGCGCATTATGGAGCTGACGGGCGGCAAGGGTGCACAGGTGGTGCTGATGTGTGCGACTACGGTATCTGCGTGTGAGCTGGCGCTTGAGATTGCAGGCCAGAACTGCCGCATCATTGTGGAGGGAGTACCGGGAGAGACACCGGTACCGGTTAATTTTAACGATTTTGTAACAAAAGTTCTGACGATCCGGGGAGTCGCCGGCGTCACATCTGAACAGTTCCGCAGAGTCATCAGCCTGGTGGAAAACGGGTACCTTGATCCTTTGCGTTTTGTGACGCATACCATGGCGCTTGCAGATATAGAAAAAGGCTTCGAAATGCTGCAGGCGCGTGATCAGGATGTGGTAAAGATTCTTGTGAAGCCGTGA
- a CDS encoding HpcH/HpaI aldolase family protein: MNKFFEKIRGGKMAVGTHAQLGSQPIMEMFGIAGFDAVWIDTEHTAIDKQDLLNCIIALNGYGTAAIVRIPWNDPVLAKPVLEMGADGIIFPYVRSAEDVQRAMESCIYPPGGCRGFGPVRANRYGMMGNREYFDSYIEDTFRVVQIEHVDAVSCIDEILKVKYLSGIVLGPNDLSGSLGVLGQTDHPEVVKCFDTVAKAAKKAGVPFGVSTGYNVGSGGGSLKQWVDRGADYIFVGSDVSYAMSGAAAAYREVSDLVR, translated from the coding sequence ATGAATAAATTTTTTGAGAAAATCAGAGGCGGAAAAATGGCTGTCGGAACACATGCGCAGTTGGGCAGCCAGCCGATTATGGAAATGTTCGGTATCGCGGGATTTGACGCCGTATGGATTGATACGGAGCACACGGCGATCGACAAACAGGATCTTCTGAACTGTATCATCGCACTGAATGGTTACGGCACAGCTGCCATTGTCAGAATCCCGTGGAATGATCCGGTGCTGGCAAAACCGGTACTGGAGATGGGGGCGGACGGCATCATTTTTCCGTATGTCCGTTCCGCGGAGGATGTGCAGCGGGCGATGGAAAGCTGCATTTATCCGCCCGGCGGATGCCGCGGATTCGGTCCGGTCCGCGCCAACCGGTACGGTATGATGGGAAACCGGGAATATTTTGACAGCTATATCGAAGACACATTCAGGGTCGTTCAGATTGAGCATGTGGATGCCGTCAGCTGTATCGATGAGATTCTGAAGGTAAAGTATTTAAGCGGAATTGTCCTGGGTCCGAACGATCTGTCCGGGTCTCTTGGAGTTCTGGGACAGACAGATCATCCGGAGGTTGTGAAGTGCTTTGATACTGTTGCGAAGGCTGCGAAGAAAGCGGGCGTTCCCTTTGGCGTATCCACCGGATACAATGTCGGTTCCGGAGGCGGGAGCCTGAAACAGTGGGTTGACCGGGGAGCTGATTATATCTTCGTGGGCTCTGATGTGTCCTATGCGATGTCGGGAGCCGCCGCTGCATACAGGGAAGTCAGCGATCTTGTGAGGTAA
- a CDS encoding uroporphyrinogen decarboxylase family protein — translation MRADQFNYDEYLKVCEEVEERAKGFRRGEFLPVTCWTLGEGIYGVNSRDRERMLKAQLDGITRTMEAKTDHLPYLEPWHGIGVFAEAFGCPFEFNDTDAPWTRTIVRDIEDLKRLEMPDIANSRMLQMVLETTEYFNEQTKGQIAIAATDTQSPLNTMSLICDVDWLLLAATDYPEEFHRVMGMITDLIIEFTKKQRALCDRPATPGHTLWSASPVSGISLSADMMAMCGRDFYEEFSKPYDEKIGRELGGAGMHSCGKWHFNFEMVKSMKYCSIIDLAISLPWDPSPNIPEKIAEAFGGTDLPVHCRADVADIEAIDMLIRSDARMIFSLWWDDDPMIRQRNYDMVKERWEIYREETA, via the coding sequence ATGAGAGCAGACCAATTTAATTACGACGAGTATCTGAAGGTATGTGAGGAAGTGGAGGAACGCGCAAAGGGTTTCAGGCGGGGAGAATTTCTCCCGGTTACCTGCTGGACACTGGGTGAGGGTATCTATGGTGTGAACAGCCGTGACAGGGAGCGGATGCTGAAAGCACAGCTGGACGGCATCACGAGAACGATGGAGGCGAAGACGGATCACCTTCCTTACCTGGAGCCGTGGCATGGAATCGGTGTATTCGCAGAGGCTTTTGGCTGTCCGTTTGAGTTTAATGACACCGATGCCCCCTGGACGAGGACGATCGTCAGGGATATCGAAGATTTAAAGCGTCTGGAAATGCCGGATATCGCAAACTCACGGATGCTGCAGATGGTTCTGGAGACGACAGAATATTTTAATGAACAGACCAAAGGCCAGATTGCGATCGCTGCCACAGATACCCAGTCACCGCTCAATACCATGAGCCTGATCTGCGATGTGGACTGGCTGCTTCTCGCGGCGACGGATTATCCGGAGGAATTTCACAGGGTGATGGGCATGATCACAGATCTGATTATAGAATTCACAAAAAAACAGCGTGCCCTCTGTGACAGGCCGGCTACACCGGGACATACCCTGTGGTCGGCTTCTCCGGTCAGCGGCATCAGCCTTTCGGCGGATATGATGGCGATGTGCGGCAGGGACTTCTATGAGGAATTCTCCAAACCGTATGACGAAAAGATCGGCAGGGAGCTGGGCGGCGCCGGCATGCATTCCTGCGGAAAATGGCATTTTAATTTTGAGATGGTTAAAAGTATGAAATACTGTTCCATCATTGATCTTGCCATCAGCCTGCCATGGGATCCCAGCCCCAATATTCCTGAAAAAATCGCGGAAGCCTTCGGGGGAACGGACCTTCCCGTTCACTGTCGCGCTGACGTGGCGGATATCGAGGCCATTGACATGCTGATCCGCTCGGATGCGAGGATGATCTTCAGTCTCTGGTGGGATGACGATCCCATGATCCGCCAAAGGAATTACGATATGGTCAAGGAACGCTGGGAAATATACAGGGAAGAGACAGCCTGA